The following proteins are co-located in the Salvelinus fontinalis isolate EN_2023a chromosome 29, ASM2944872v1, whole genome shotgun sequence genome:
- the LOC129827306 gene encoding endoplasmic reticulum-Golgi intermediate compartment protein 1-like, with protein sequence MAPTEMVLKKTMQLFVFFGIISYIVNTGNLKSYYIQPGRTTGYKINVNFPTKRPEIRLCRIGSFVRTSTLDMGSHPRGQPRTTRSPQVPGNFHVSTHSATAQPQSPDMTHLVHKLVFGEKQLMQTVVWLFYGGFGAVASSLLRRQNVSPS encoded by the exons ATGGCGCCGACGGAGATGGTCCTTAAAAAAACGATgcagttatttgttttttttggtattatttcttacattgttaacaCAGGAAATCtcaagtcttattacatacagccgggaagaactactgGATATAAGATCAACGTCAACTTCCCAACAAAACGACCAGAAATACGTCTTTGCCGAatcggatcctttgttcggactTCCACCCTGGACATGGGATCTCATCCCAGAGGGCAACCCAGAACAACGCGGTCGCCGCAG GTACCAGGCAACTTCCACGTGTCGACCCACAGCGCCACAGCCCAGCCCCAGAGCCCTGACATGACACACCTCGTACACAAACTGGTCTTCGGGGAGAAACAACTG atgcaaaccgtagtctggcttttttatggcggttttggagcagtggcttcttccttgctgaggagacagaacgtgtctccttcctga